The DNA region GCGAGACTTCGTCACGAGATTAAACTTTCAACTTTTGCAAAGATGGCGGATGGTTTGAAAGGAGTTCTTCTGCTGTTATCATACAATTTTTGCAGCTGATCGTCTAGCCAAGCACATTTTAACTCCATATTGTAGGCGTaagttgttttgtttatttttctacATTATATCAAAACTGTTGCAACGGATTTGTCCGTGCAACTATATAATAATGGAGTATTTTGTACTGTCTTCTGTTTCTGTTGTGACAGGAACGTACCTGTGATGaccaaaatgtaaacatgttggAGCATGCATACATTCACTTAGAAAGATCGCTACGACCATAATGACGgtagaaatattttcaaaactacgAACCGTTATCTTTATGGAATATAAAGTGATTGAATGGTTCgttgtaaatgttttgtttctcCGCCACTCCAAAGTTTTCAGAGCGAGAACATacgtattgtaatttgtatattgtactTTGTACTAGCCCTGGAAATACGCGCTCCGATGGTTCCGACACAGAGTGGGAGATAAGTTACGTGTCTGAACCCTTGGAGCGCATATTTCCATAGCGCTAATTGTATTGTAGCCCCTTCAACTTCAAGGTTTGAAGTTGGAAGAATGTTCAGTTCACCATATACCCTCTATGACTCGTCAGTTCACTTAGGTCGAATATTCGGAGATAACATCTCAGGCTTGAATATGAATAATCGGCAAGAATGTGGAACACTGGATGACTGTGCAAAAGATACactcaaaatgtattttcacCATTTCCGTTGTTGTACTTTTCTGCTAAAACAAAATACTTGTTACTCACAGCATGGATACATCCATGCTCACAGTTACCACACCTGCCTTCCTAAATCAATGAAAATTAAATCCAGGCATACCAGTCAATGTCGTCTTTTAGTGAAAGTGTACTAATTCCATTGAAAATATAGTATTCCACATACAAGTAGTGCTACATGTAAGTGTATCAAAGCTAGGGAGTTTCCAGTTAGAATTAAGCAAGGGATACAAAATTACAATAGGGTAATGGGTTAGACCCCCATGACAAATtcacaaaaattgaaaatcaatcagCCCTTCGGTaacaaatgtttgatatttacCATGCATGTAGTAAATATTTTCTAGAGAGTGAAGAAGTGCTTTCACAAAGCTTTGCATTGAAAAGTTTAAGAGCATGAGATGacttttctttcactttcatttcagatctatgacatacacatacatgtaatcacaaaATGGCAAGTGAAGTATTCATGCCACGAACTCAACTTGACTTTGGTGTACCAAAGCAAAATATGTACCAAACATACCAACAAGGACCGATTCACAAATCTCCTGTTGGAAACATGGAAGGAATTGTACCAAGACGCTCACAGTATCATCAGAATCAGCTACAATTCAACTTGGATTCACAAAGCGATCCTGCAAACTTAGCCACCAAGTTCTTAAAACCAGGAGCCATCATCGTAGAAAAACTAGGCTCGCCACAGAAAAAGGATAGCAAACCAAGATTTTCACAGCCAGTGAACTTTTCAGTTGTTTCAGAAGACAAATTATCTCTAGCTATGAGATTAGCTAAAAGAGATCTGAAGAAAAAACTCTTAGGACAGGGGTTTACTATTGCCCAGTATCCAGAAACAGAACTTCCAAAAAAGACCAAAGTCACATACAGTAAGGAATACAAACAGAAACTGAAACAGAGAAAGGAAAGAGAGAAAATGAAAAGTGCTGGTGTTAGAATAGAGGAGCGATACAGACAGAGTGATGTCAAGACATCAGAAACACAGACAccgaggtcaaaggttaaagacAGACATTTGAAGGCAAGTAAAGGCAAGGGTCTTGCCCCAGAAGGAACTGTCTTGGTACACATGAAAGATCCAAGGAGAGGAGAGATGATGTTACAGACAGGGGATGCTGACAGTCCAGCTACCAAACAAGCTAAAGAAATAAGAAGATTGAGAAAAGAGTTGCGGTTTTACATAGATAGGATTGAAGATCTTTCAAGGAGAGGTGAGATTTTTAAGAATTATTTTTCTATGAACTTTTCTTGCCTCATGTTGATGATATGCAACAAAATATGCTATGATCTGTTGGCTGGTAGGACTGCGTAACATATAGTAACTTACAgatgatacatgtatctatgtctATACTAAATACTTGCTTTCATCTGTTTGATTCATCAGAAAAATCAGACCAGGAACAAAAACTGAGATTTGAGGATTTAGATGATGAAGAAGACCCAAGAAGGAAAGCTAGAGAGTTAGAACAAGCTGGTAGAAATGCTCGTCTACTGTATGCCCTTCAACAACAAGTAAGAATTCTTTATCTTGTTATTTCTGTTTATGTATCCCAATGTAGTAAGAGTGTCTGCCACTGATATGTGAAAATGATTTGAGTTAAAAAGAGGTTTCAGTAAACCACTATTATCCATAGGGATTTCACCAAACTAACTCTATCAACCGCAGAGGTACAGCTAAAAAGAAACGATATTCAGCAAATTTGACACTGACAACATCATTTTAGTAATGAAATGCCGAGTTTTCTGAACTCATTGGAATAAACTTTCaaacaagaagaaagacacaAAAACGCAATCACCTaaagatttgaaatgaaaattaatttagaAAAGAAGTAACAGTTGAGATCTTCAGTTTATACACGTTCATTgcgtaattttgaacatttgtttTACACTGTAGGTTCGGAATATTCAAGATGACCTAGACAAAGCAGGACCTGATAGCATAACACATACCAAGAAGGTAAGAACTCTACCAAAGACTTGGGCTAACACTTGACACACTCTTTCAGTATGATATAAagatcaaattgaattttttgtatgtgtgttagAAAGTGTCAAACCCTGCAATAGGAACTATAAATAATAGCTTCAGCACATTTGAATTGTAATTCTGTACACCAGGAAAGTGTGGATTCCAGGATCTAAGTcttaattataccatgcactagccaagttgtacacattcaaacagaaaatatgaaatttatatcCTGGTCATTCTAGTATGACAGTATATGTCTACGTTATTGGTTTTGCTCAAATTATGAGTCAAAACTGTTTagaattgtcattattttcctcATTTTACCTATATTAAGCTTGCACAGACCTGTATatgagtactaaaattttaaccagtacacacaacatatatttaataagctgagagcttttcACTACAAATAGTCAGTCGTGTTCACTCACGATAGATGGTGCTGTTTTTGTTGTGGCATGATCAAGGAGGAAGCTCCTGTAGATTTTAGGGAGAAAGTACCATCACAGGTATAATTTGTTATTCTCCAGTATTTCCTTCACTCAGAAGGAAAATATTCGTGCCAAAAGAGTTTTGTTGTGACTCATCTTTGAATCGTAGTTACAATGCCCTTAGGTCACACATACTTTCCTTGGCAAAAGAGGAAGACATCAGAAAACTTATGTTATTGTAACTTCTGTAGCTTAGAAAATGTTTCCGTTATAGAATATGAGTATCATTTCTTAACATTCTGTCCTCGTCATGATGAGAACTGAGAAGATGGTTTTACAAAAACCCTTcatataataaatttatatctCTGGTAAgctcacaaaatgtcacaaagttAAATGAGCTGGCATGTTTCATTTATaattctttcaaaatgagaacCTAAATTTCATACAGTGCTTCCACTACCTTTTCTGAGGTTTATTTTGTGCTGTATAAGATCTTTGGGCCTGTAGCCTTTATTGCAAATAAACTATCTATCTAcattccttggctgaatgaagcaAAATATGAACAATTTCTAACCATCCACTTATTTTTCCATGGTTACAGAGTCATACACTTCACAAACTAGCAGCAGCTCATAGAGGAGCAGTGAGAGCTCTACAGACTTTTATTCATCATATGCCAAATGAACCAAACAGTCAGAGTGGTCTACATAGAGTCTATACTGAACTCTCAACATTGATCAAACAATTGTCTATGGTCTGTGCTCAACTTGAGATTGGTGAATCTGGAGTTCCAGATATGGTTTTGAAGATGCCATCAGTACAGGTACAGtagtatatttttaattatGCACTGAACTGATCTTGTAGATGTCCTCAACCAATCTTAATTCATTTGTTATAATGAAATAGACATCTTATTGTTCATTGTATACTGCAACAAgcaacactgaagtaaagcactttctctgtgtgttacactcatttatagcattcatatcaagtgtaaaagtatactgtttcatttgctaatacaacaagtaacactgaagtaacgctttactttggtgttgtgggttgtattagcaaatgaaacagtgtactattacacttgatatggatgctgtaaacattgtggtacatacagaaaatgctttactttggtgttatgggttgtattagcaaatgaaacggTATActattacacttgatatggtTGCTAtgaatgattgtggtacatacagaaaatgctttactttggtgttatgcaTTGTAATCAATTACGGATCAGATATGGGTTTGCAGATTCAATGGCATAGATAGCACTAGACTTAGAGTGTACACAAAACATTTTCCAAGTAGTCGTAGTGTGTTTGACATCGTGAAATAACTTGGCATAGATTCTCAAATCTTCTCAAATCTTCTCAAATCTCAAATTTTAAATCTATTAATCATATGCTGAGGGTTCTGTTATAGCAAAGGAGTTATATGCCAAAGTGGCTCTAGATTGAAGTGAAGTAAATACAAAGACTAATAAACAACATTACACTATATCATGGCATCACATTACTTTTGTTCTCCCAACAGAGAGAACATGAGTTATTCAGCAGACAGCTTAGATCACCACCAAGAAAGAAAGAACTTCTGTATTCCCCAGGAGATACCAGACAACATACAAGGAGACAGCTACTAGGGGATTTCCATAGTGACTTTGATGAGAAGCCCACCAGAGAACTGTGGGAGGGAAGGAACCAATGGCTTCAAGAGAAAGCTAGGGATGCTAAAAAGAAAAAGAGTAAGTGACGATTGTCACTCTTGAGTATTTTTTGTACCAGgaatagcaccctctagtggtaaGAGTACTTGTTCTTGATGAGCCCACACTAACTTATTGCTAGAATGACCTGAAGGTTTGAAGTCAGAGTTCGTCACATTTCAATTCATTCATTGTCCAGTACATGATGAATATGTTCATTAATGAATAATACATGTCTTACTGCCACTACTTTACTAAATGACAGATGTaatgatgtacatttttatacgGCACTTTCCCAGAACTTGACGTAAGCATCGTACAATTATTATACCTGGTTCAAACCTCTTTGCAGCATACAATGAAATTAGAACAGTTTACAATCAAAAGAATACTTTGTTAAGTATATCAactaaatgtattatatatttagtATGGTTGTCAGTGGCTGTACATTATCTTACATGTGTCTTACCACTGCAGTTTGAGTTGTTCAATTAAATTCAACTGGTCGCTACGTAAGAAGGGTGTTATGCAGTTTAACTATACCAACCAATGCAGGCTTTTCCCATTTCCTCCTACTTCAACACAAAGAACACAACGGTACTGTTCATTGGCTACCATatcaacaaatttctgaattaTTTGGACCAAAAATAATGATTATTTATATTCTTAAAGAAATAGTTTGCACTTGCTTCTCTCCCAAATGATAAACtgtaattgttaaaaaaaaaaaaaaaaacagataaCAGTAGCTGTTTTTATGATGTAATGTTTATCTAACCTATCAATGACTTGGTTTGTTTTGTCCAGAAAAGTCCCAAAGGTCTAAGTCAGCCCCTGTTGTGCAGGAAATTGTACCTTCAAGGGGTGAGAAACCAGGTCAGAGAACTGTGGAAAGATTACGACAGAGTGTCAGGCAAAGAGGTAggttgtaacatcagacagttgCTTGTCTCTGATAACTTAGATCTGTGTGAATCTCGGGCTCTAGCAATGAATCAACCTAAATGTTTAGCCCACCAATTTCACCAGTTTCACCAGTTTCCAGTAAGAGATAAAAGTTAAGGTGCTGATCAGTTTGAATACTCTTGagaataatttttttgtgttACCTGTAGGGTTTTGTGATTCTAATAGtagtatatttcacagatgaaGCACAACACATGAGACtgcatgtatgtcataaaacactcaTTTTTAATTGGGTTCATGCAATGAGCATTTGGCAGATTGTCGGGAGTTGGCTTCATGTGAATTAGGTTTGATAAGTGAGTGGGTGAAAGTTCATTCTAGTATGGTTCAGTGTCAATATACAGTGTAGTAGGACTCTCAATTCTGAATTCTGTTTCACACTTGATAGCATCATCTATGGATAGCCCAGACAGAGATGTAGCACTTAGGGCAGGTATTGCAGCATTACTGAGAGCAGCAAAGGACTCGGAGAGAAGACCACCACCACAGCCGAGGACAACACAACCAAAACAAGCCATTTCTCAAACACGACGTCCTCCTCAAACTGCCAAACCAGTACCACTGTTTCCTCCACAACCAAACAAAACCAGTTTATTACTGCCATCCAAACTCAAGGTGAGAATAGCTAGTATTCATATGAGTGTACCTGAAAATCATTCTCAGTGGAGTTGACTTGTGTGAGTGACAACTCTTAATTTCtaactataaatatatcattgatCAAGTGCGGTCATACAAGATaacgtggtggtggtggtggtggtggtggtggtggtggtggtggggtaaGAAGCCGTTATCTTCTGAGCCCTTTGCTGataaaatgaaagttttgtTTCTAATGAACTTAGTTGATGTATACAATTGTATCACAAGAATTCTGAAACCACAGAACCAATCATTGTTGTGTTCAAGGGGAATGGTTTACCTTTACTTTCTCTGGCCATCAATCAAGAGACATCAACAGTGGTCAGCCCTCTTCTGAAAATTTATAGAATGAGTATTGCAGTGAGTAGTGTGAGAACTAGTCTTAGATGCAAGCCATTTTGTACCCATTTATAGCCAAGAGACTTAGCTTTCTGGCTTAACAGTGTTGTTTGCCAGTTGTTGAACCATATTGCCAAGTCTCTTGGCTAACTCATTGTCTGTGATGACTAGTAAGAACACAGTAGCTTCAGTGTACATTTCTAAGTAGCTGACTAAAATCTATCtttctgtctttttttcttATTATTCAGGGTCAACGTAAAAAGGTTGCCAAAGTAACTGTGCCAGAGATTGATTACCCACGCTTTGCAGAATCCACCGTGGCTTCACAGCTTAAAATACAACCAGTACACATTGAACCAAAACCGTCATATGATAAGAAACCTGTATGGTCACCCCCTGGCAGTCCAGACTCAAAGAAAAGACTAGCAGCTGGTGTAGGGGAGATGAGTCTGTTGGGTGATCTTGAAATGACTCCTAGGATTAGGAGTCCTAGACATGCCTGGACAGAAAGGGATCTCATCAGACCTGTAAGTATAATTCAAattctcttcttctttttttttaacaagGCCAAAAACAAATCATTTGGTTTCAGTAACCACCCCAACCTACTTTTTTTGTGCCaccttaaactttttttaaGTAATTCGaaaaaatttatcaaaaaattgaaaaaattttGCAGTCACACAAGAAATATTGAGATTTGAAGACGTCATTGCCTcgttttatcaaaattttatgAGAAGTCTCTTTTGACCACTGTAAATATAAAGAGAACATTTGAATAGATcctcaatttaaaaaaaaaatatttaagaaaagtccTTCCTACCcaccctattttgaaattgggtgttatcggaaccacagtttgttttgttggttgttgtttttttggggttttttgtttgtgtgtgtttttttgtttgtttgtttgtttgtttgtttgtttgttttttggtgggtttttttttttttttttgtttttgtttttttttttttttttttttttgggggggggggttggccTTATTGCAatcaatgtaaataaatattacagCTATGAAATGAAGTTACAGTAAATCTATTAATTCTAAAGTTATGTGTAAATGAGTACACTGATCTTACAACTATAAACTATGCCAACCCATAATAGTTCAGAATACATGATATGAACACAGTCGCAGTCCCCGTCACATAGGGACTTAGCCTAGAATCAAGTGGTGCCAGGATTTTGGCTATCACCTCTTCACATACTACCTATAGCCTAGAATCAAGTGGTGCCAGGATTTTGGCTATCACCTCTTCACATACTACCTAACATAACCCATAGATGTATTAGTGAgttcactaatacatccatgcataaCCCTAATGTATGTGTAatcaaacctaaaattagataCAGTGACATTCATGATATACTAGTCTAGTAGTAGTATCATGTGTACATGGTTACATTTGGTACTGTTCCATTCTCCTCATTgttctaatcacatggtgatGCTATTGACATCGCAGTAGGTAAATTTAAAATCCCAAATAAGAATTTGTGCCAGCTTTCTAGCCAGTGCCTCATTAAAGTAGAAAAAGACATGTTTGTGTTATTCTAGGCGTGATAAGAAGAGGTGATAACcaaaatccccacatgactTAATTTTAGGCTAACAGGAACTGTCATGTAAATAACTTGGTGTACATGTTTCTTTTGCATCATAATTTTCTTTGGCTCAGTGCATCTTATTTGTTTGTACCCACAGCACTACAGACAGGGAGATGGAACAAAATTATCAGCAACTGAACAAGCAATAAAGAGCAAATTGCAACCTCTCTTAGACCAGGCAGAGGTAGGTGGCTTTTGAattgaagagcgccctcaagtgGCAGTAAACGTGAATCTATACAATTATCACTTGGAGATTATCATACATAGACAGTGGAAAGGAACAAGGCTATCTTTTCCATTGTCTGAGATCAAAACTT from Glandiceps talaboti chromosome 18, keGlaTala1.1, whole genome shotgun sequence includes:
- the LOC144449575 gene encoding protein moonraker-like gives rise to the protein MASEVFMPRTQLDFGVPKQNMYQTYQQGPIHKSPVGNMEGIVPRRSQYHQNQLQFNLDSQSDPANLATKFLKPGAIIVEKLGSPQKKDSKPRFSQPVNFSVVSEDKLSLAMRLAKRDLKKKLLGQGFTIAQYPETELPKKTKVTYSKEYKQKLKQRKEREKMKSAGVRIEERYRQSDVKTSETQTPRSKVKDRHLKASKGKGLAPEGTVLVHMKDPRRGEMMLQTGDADSPATKQAKEIRRLRKELRFYIDRIEDLSRRDDTYQEQKLRFEDLDDEEDPRRKARELEQAGRNARLLYALQQQVRNIQDDLDKAGPDSITHTKKSHTLHKLAAAHRGAVRALQTFIHHMPNEPNSQSGLHRVYTELSTLIKQLSMVCAQLEIGESGVPDMVLKMPSREHELFSRQLRSPPRKKELLYSPGDTRQHTRRQLLGDFHSDFDEKPTRELWEGRNQWLQEKARDAKKKKKKSQRSKSAPVVQEIVPSRGEKPGQRTVERLRQSVRQRASSMDSPDRDVALRAGIAALLRAAKDSERRPPPQPRTTQPKQAISQTRRPPQTAKPVPLFPPQPNKTSLLLPSKLKGQRKKVAKVTVPEIDYPRFAESTVASQLKIQPVHIEPKPSYDKKPVWSPPGSPDSKKRLAAGVGEMSLLGDLEMTPRIRSPRHAWTERDLIRPHYRQGDGTKLSATEQAIKSKLQPLLDQAEEIADKYRELQRSTQQSLRYKLSERSAEHATANAELLSEMILEDVLTDTAKEFQRIENEKDMDRRVIAIQDAPTVENLLQRIELMETEEDMIRHRWNRVEYQDAERPSSLRCQEPTRDFTSQPQPIHITSLRNRDAVVIGTDDEDILDVAPADGEEIERTGMNGIPHYTSMQYSRAGVDPVRQPGGMIQKTATGAVSVGDGDRDRVRVFLPQETMQNIRDYREKFDQHLKRTSTQAYGNFDPWKLVGDLADEIVDELMGTVALELDDVVDSYVEDIYKTEFTGERK